Below is a window of Pelagicoccus albus DNA.
CAGTAGTCGAAATGAATGGTCCCTGCATTGAAAACCATTTCAAGCCTTGGAAATCCCAATACCCGATTTCCGACATTCGACTTCACCATTCTCGCTGGCAGGATATTCTTCCAAAACTCGGTCTATTCGATGGGATTCTGTTTCATGCCTTTCCGATGAACGAGGAAGAATTCGTCGAATACGTTCTCAATAGCGTAACCTTTGCAGAACACGCCTTCGAACCTATGGCTGCCCACCTGAAAAAGGGTGGAGTCTTCACTTATCTTACGACAGAAATCGATTCGATTAGCCGACGCCATCAAAGGGCGTTGCTCAAACATTTTAGCGAGGTCACCTACCGGCCCATTTCGCTGAACGTGCCTTACGACACCATCGACACTTGGTGGGCTCAATCCATGATCGCGATCAAAGCGACCAAATAGACCCCGTATGGATAAATCGCATACATCAGATCGGATCGCTGATCTTACGCCGAGCCAAAGAGAGGCTTTGCTGGTAATTCTGAAAAAGAAGCACCCGATAGGCCCTCACCGTCTCACCGCCTTCGTAACTCAAAAGAACAGCTCCGACCATCCCTCGAGCAAGGAGCTCCAGAAAATCCTATCGAGTCACCTTCCTCAATACATGGTACCCAAAGACTACCATGTTCTCGAAAAGCTCCCGCTCACATCCAACGGCAAGGTCGACAGGAAAGCGCTAGCCGAGTCGGCCAAAAAAGATCCTCGGACAAAAACAGTCGTCGATACCAAAAGCTCGCAAGAATCTAATCCGCTGAAATCGATCTGGGAAAAAGCCTTTGGCAAGAAAATCGAAGATGACGACGATTTCTTCGAGCTCGGTGGAGATTCCATCATGGCGATGCAAATCGTTTCCCATGCGAGGTCTGCAGGAATCGAGCTTCGGGTTACCGATCTGTTTCGTCATTCACGCTTCAACAGCCTAAGCGAAACGCTCAACCTTTCGTCGGCCCAACAGGAAAAAGCTGAGCAGCCCACGGCTATTGTATCCATTTTTCGTGACGTTCTAGGAGTTCCCGACTTTCAAGCGGATGACGATTTCTTCGAAGCCGGAGGAGATTCGATTACGGCAATCAGCCTCATTTCAAAACTGAGGGAAAGAGGTTTTTCATTCTCAGTGTCCAGCCTCTTCAAACATCCCTCTCCCAACAAACTGAAAGCTTCCATTTCCGCTGGGAACCAAGCCCAAGTCGCAATTCCAGTCGGCATCGAAGCCACTCTATCGAACTCCGAAACCTCTCACCTTCCACTCACACCCATCCAAGAGTGGTTTCTCGATCAAGATCTAGACTCCCCCGACCACTGGAACCAATCGGTTCTCCTGAAGATTGATAAGCAACGCACAGAGGAAACTATCCGCAATGCAGTACAGAGTCTGCTTGCGCGTCATGCATCACTTCGACTCGCCTTGTGCGAAGACAAAAAGCACCAGAGCATCAGAACTTACTCAGTTACCAACGACATCGTCGAAACTGTAGACGCCAGAGGCCTCGAAAAAAACGTACTTGATAAACTGATACAGACAACCGCGGACAAACTACACCCGCAGTTGAGTTTATCCGAGGGTCCTCTGCTGAGAGGTGCCATTTTTCAAACGGATCGCGAGACACTACTTCTTCTTGCAGTGCATCACTGGTCGGTGGATGCGGTTTCGTGGACGAGACTCCTTTCGGACTTAGAGAGTCAACTATCCAATCCAAGCACACCCTCCGAGCTCAACGCGGTTGGTGACTCTGAACTGAAAGAAGTTTTGTCCAACATCCCGAACCGAGCAAACAGAGCCTTGGCGGCCGAGGCTGAATTTTGGACAAGGCAGGACTATGCTAAATGCCCAAAACTCCACAGCGGAATTTCGCTCAAAAACCGAGAAGCAGACACCGCTAGCTTGAGTTTTCGACTAGGAAAAAGGGAAACCAAAGCAGTTCAAAACTTCGCATCGAAACACTACAGCAGCGTTCAATCCGCTCTTCTAGCTGCTGTATCCAAATCTCTAGTTGGTTTCATAGGTTCACCCAATGTCCTGATCGGAGTGGAAGGCCATGGACGTGACTTGGAAGATCCCAATACCAGCAGCGTCGTTTCTTGGATGACCAGCTATTTCCCGCTAGTTTTGGATCTGAGTCACTCAGAGGGTATTCAGGATTGCTTGAACGACGTACAATTCCAGCTGGATCGCATACCAGCAAAGGGTGAGAATTTCGGCCTCATCAGAACTCGGCTCAACACACGAGAGGGAGGGTCTAGGATTCCAGAGCCCGAGATCACGTTTAACTACTTGGGAAGACAGAGTGAAACTAAAGGAAACGGCACTCTGGAAATAGTTGGCCAAAACATCGGAGAAAACCGCGACCCGCAGAACCGACGCACCGCTCAATTCGAGATCAATGCTGCGATTCGGGATGACGAATTGGAGGTCAACTGGTCCTTCAACCCGATGCTTCACCCGAACAAGAGCATGGACGCCTTGCTGGTGGAGGTACGAAGTCATTTTCTGAGTCTGTCTTCGATGGGTGAATACAGAGAATCAGGCGAGGAACTTAGGTACGAAATTTCAGACATTCAACAAAGCTTGCTCTTACATCGCCTCGGCAACCCAAGAGACGACCAAGGAGAACTGAACCTATCCGGCGAATTTGTCGGCAGTCCAAATTCACTTGATCTCGAACAAGCTTGGAAAACGGTCTTTAGCACCCATCCCGCCCTCCGCTCCAGGCTCTCGGAAACGAAGGGACAGAGACCGGTTCAAATCATCGGTCCTACCTCTCAAGCCGAGATAACCCCCCTCGACCTAACTGATCTAGAGCAGTCAGACCAACAGCAAGAGCTTTCCAGAACGAAAGAAGATTTCTTCAGTCAAAGCCTCGATTTGGAGCACGGTCCGACCCAACGCTTGCTACTCGTCAATACGGCCAAAGACCGCCACCATTTCTTTTGGAAATGCCACCACCTATTTATAGATGGCTGGTCTAGCTCTATCATCTTGCAGGAAGTGCTTCGCTTGGCCAATGGAGCGGAAATATCGAAAACGGAGGAAGCGAACGAGGCCTTCTCAGAATACCAACGCTGGATTTCGTCTCGATCCAAGGCCAGCGCTTCGGCTTTTTGGAAAGACTATCTTTCAAATTGCTCTCCTTGTAATATCGGGACCACTACAACTGCAGGAAATCGAAGTCTCCAAAAAATCGACGTCGGGGCAGAGCAGCTACAAGCCATAAAATCTACTGCCAAGGAATTTCGTTCAACACCGAGTGCCATCCTGACCGCTGCCTGGGCACTCACCCTCTCGGCACTCAGCAATTCCTCATCAGTGGTATTCGGTTACACAATCTCAGGACGCGACATCGAGATCTCAAACCCGCAGGCAGTCGTCGCCAATCTAGCTAGCACCGTACCGATTCGGATCGATGTCGATCCTCGGGAGAACCTGCAATTTTGGGTTCAATCGGTTCTGAAGAATCAAGAAATGGTATCTCGATTTGCTTACCTTTCTTCCGCTCGCATCCTCGGTTCTTTAGAAAATGTCTCCCTCAACCTATTCGACACAACCCTCACCATTGCCAACTACCCATGGGTTGAGGAATCCGGCAAGGTTCGACTCGAAAACTTCAAGGGCGACTCCACATCTCTATCCCCTCTCTCACTTTCGATTGAGCTAGCAGACATTCTAAAGCTAAACTTCGACTTTGATACAGGAGCATTTTCGAAATCCGAAGTAGAGCATATACGCTTAACATTCCAGGAAGCCGTCGATAAACTGATTACTTTGAGACGACGTAGCGTGTCCCTCTATTTGCCGCAGGTATCTTCGGAATTTCTTTCTGAAACCCAACCTGGGACCTCTGCAACACCCGCCTCGAAAAGTATCAAAAATCCCCCTGCAATTGGTTCATCGGGAAAAGCAGATTCCCTTAACCCAACGGCCCGGGTGGCGAGTATCTTCGAATCGATACTGGATGTCCGCTCCTGCCATGGAACCGACGATTTCTTTGAGTTGGGCGGAACTTCTCTACAAGCAGTCAGGCTCTTTCGAAAAATTGAGGATGAATTCGGAAAACGACTTGCTCCGTCTGTGCTATTCACAAATTCAACCGTTACAGCGATCGCAAGCTTACTCGGAGCAGACGCACCACAATTGCCTTCCCTTAAGAATCTGGTGACGATCAGAAAAGGCGGAGACTCGGTGCCGCTCTTTCTCATTCACGCAGGTGGCTTGCAAGTCCTCTTCTACAGGGAACTGGCAAACAAACTAGACGCAAACCGTACTATTTACGGACTACAGTCAATCGGTCGAGACGGGTCAGAGCCACCCTGCAAGAGTATCCAAGAGATTGCGACAAGACACCTATCGGAAGTGGAAGCAGTCTATAGCAACGGCCCATACATTCTAGTCGGCCACTGTTTTGGGGCTGCCGTAGCAATCGAGATGGCGAAACAGCTGGAGGCAAAAGGGAAACAAGTACCACTCATCGTTTCCATTGATGGGGAATCCCCTCACCTAATTGGCGATGAAGTGAACGAGGAGGACAACATTCCCCGATACCAGAACTCATTCGAGAATTATCCCAGATTGCTGAGAGCTCCGCGGCGAATGGTCCGTAACGCCAGAAGGCTAATCAGACGCTTACGAGAATCAAGCAGGCGATACCTGAGCGATTCCTATAGGCAGAATGCAGAGCTGACAGAGTTGATGGAAAGTTCCGTAAAGATCGCCTTTAGAAACCATCGCACCAGTCCTTACCGCGGCCCGGTTCTCGCATTTCGCTGCAACGATTCTGACATTTACGCAAATCATGGTAAAGCGGATTGGCAGCGAGTAGCTCCAAACAGCGAAATGATTCAAGTGGAATGCAAGCACGCTGAAATACTAAAGGCTCCGCATGCGGCGATCCTTGCCGATTCCATCAATGAGAAACTGAAAAGCTTCTAAACTCGCTGAGCCTTTAGCAACTACTCGCTAGAACATTATCTCTTCCGCGTCGCACTTGCAGTCGTCGTCATCATCTGAGTCGAGTGGACCGTAGGTGTTAAGCGGATACCTGTAGAGTTTGCCTTCGAAATTCTTAAAGTGGATCGCCTCGTCATCGATCTTAGTGATGTACTGAGGATTGATCGGCACTTTGCCTCCTCCCCCCGGAGCATCGATTACGAATTGCGGCACTGAATAGCCCGTAGTGTGGCCGCGGAGCTGTTTCATGATCTCGATCCCCTTGCAAACGTTGGCCCGAAGGTGAGCGCTACCGGTGATTAGATCGCATTGGTAGATGTAGTAAGGCCGCACCCGCATGCGCACCAGACGGTGCACAAGAGCCTTCATTATGTCCGCGTCGTCATTTACGTCCTTGAGCAAGACCGATTGATTGCCGAGTGGAACTCCTGCGAAGGAAAGTCGTTCGCAAGCGTCCTTCAGAGTTTGAGTGCACTCTCTTGGATGGTTGGTGTGTATACTCATCCAAATCGGGCCATGCTTTTTGAAGATCTCGCAGAGCTCCGGCGTGATACGCTGAGGCAAAAAGACCGGGATGCGGGATCCTATTCGAATAAATTCCACGTGCTCGATAGCCCGAAGACGACCAAGCAAGTAATCAATCTTCTTGTCCGACATCAGCAATGGGTCTCCGCCGCTGAGCAACACGTCACGCACCTCGGGATGCTCTTCAATGTACTTCAGCCCAGCTTCGAACTCCGGATGGAAATTGTAATCCTGCGCGTTGCTAACAAGACGCGAGCGCGTGCAGTAGCGGCAATAGGCAGCGCAGCGGTCAGTAACCAAAAACAGCACGCGGTCCGGATAGCGGTGCACGAGGCCCGGGACTGGCGAGTGCCCGTCTTCTCCTACCGGATCAAGCATCTCCTCCGCTCCGACTGTCATCTCCCCTTCACGTGGAATGACCTGTTTGCGGATCGGGCAATTCGGATCGTCACGGTCGATCAGGTTGAAAAAGTACGGCGTAATCGCCATGGCCAGCTTCGTATTGGCATGCTCACAACCCGCTCGTTCTTCAGGGGTGAGTTCCATGTACTTCTCGAGTTGCTCGAGGGAAGTGATGCGATTTTTGAGCTGCCAAGTCCAGTTGTTCCAGTCGGATTCGGGGACATGTTCCCAGAGGCCTTGCCCTGATTGCCAGTGTGTTCGGTCTTCGGTGTATGGCATATTTTCGATTAAATTCGGAAGGATGAAAGGTTGGATTAGGCTGGAAGGCGCAACCCGAGTAGACGAGCTAACGCGATATTTACGATTAAGTCACAAAAAGGGATTGTAGCCCCACCGCAAACCAACTTTTGTCCCATCCTTAATGAACGACAGCCAGACAGGAGTACTAGCACTAGAAGACGGATCTGTTTTCCGAGGCGTAGCCTTCGGAGCGAAAAAGACGGTGGTTGGCGAAGCTGTTTTTAATACGAGCATGACCGGTTATCAGGAAATCCTGACCGACCCCTCCTATTACGGACAGATAATCACCATGACTGCGCCGATGATCGGCAACTATGGAGTCAACGAGGAAGACATCGAAGCCGACAAGCCTATGTGCACCGGATTCGTGGTACGCGAGCTAAGCCCTATCGCCAGCAACTGGCGTAGCACCGCCACGCTGCCAGAGTACTTGGAAAAGCACGGCATCCCAGGCCTCGAAGGCATCGATACTCGCGCCTTGACCAAGAAGCTACGTGTCTCGGGAGCGATGAAATGCTGCATCAGTACCGAGGATATCTCCGACGAGGAAGCCGTCCAGCGTGCTAAGGACTGGGAAGGCATCGTGGGAGCCGACTACGTGAAAGAGGTCACTTGTGCCGCGACCTACGTCTACGGCCCCAAAGAAGCTGGTTGGCCTTACAACCCGACTCGTTCCACAATCAGAAAGCCAGCCCGCGAACGTGAAATTTTCAAAATCGCCGCTCTCGACCTGGGAGCCAAGAAGTCGATTTTCCGCGAATTGGCCTTCCACGGATTCGAAGTCCACGTTTTCCCTGCCACTTCCACAGTAGAGGAAATTAAAGCCATCAACCCAGACGGAGTCTTCCTTTCCAATGGCCCCGGCGATCCAGAGCCCGTTACCTACGTGCACGAGACGGTTCGCGGCTTGATGAACGACTATCCAGTTTTCGGCATTTGTCTCGGACATCAGATCATCACTCACGCCATCGGAGCGAAGACCTACAAGCTCAAGTTTGGTCATCGCGGCGGCAACCAACCGGTCAAGAACTTCGAAACTGACTTCGTAGCCATCACCGCTCACAACCACGGATTCGCCACCTCAGAAGAAGGTCTGGCCGAGTGCGGTGCGGAAATCACCGAGGTCAACTTGAACGACAACACCATCGCTGGAATCAAGCTAAAGGATAAGCCGGTCTTCTCCGTGCAATACCATCCGGAAGCGGGCCCTGGCCCAAGCGACGCTAACCCGAACTTCGAAAAGTTCTACCAGCTGGTCGCTCAGTCTAAAAAGGCCTAGATTTTCCAGTAGAAGCATTTAAGCCACGGCGCGGTTCCTCGGGACCGCGCCTTTTTTGTGACTATGAACCGTGAAACGAATCGGTTCAAAGCTCACAACACCCTGTTCATAGAATTGTTTCAAAAGGACGCATGAATCGATTCTCATCATAACCAAACAAGCACTGAACAAGCCTTAAACTGATGCACAACAGGTATTTATTGATCCCAACCGCTATTTGAACAATTCTTGAACCATTTTTACGATTCAATATGAATCGCTTCACTGCATCATTTATCGTAATGCTTCGTATTAAATTTCAACCGAGACAGATATGGAGCAAAACAAAACAGACCTCGCTCAAGAGGAAGGCCAATTTGAAGTAGGAGCAGTTGCTCGCATGGTCGGGCTTTCGCCCAATACCTTGAGAACTTGGGAGAGACGCAGGTTTATTAAAGCGGCTCATAGAACCGCCTCCGGTCGCAGACGCTACACGCAGAGCCAGGTGGAGCAAATCGCTCTGCTGCGAAAGCTAACCGAAGCCGGCGACTCCATCGGCTCCATTGCCGAAATGCCCATCGAAGGACTCCGAAAGCGTGTTCTCGAGTTTCAGACAAGAAGTACAGAACACTCGGCAAACCAAACCAAGCTCGTCCGAATTTTGGCCGTCGGTCCGAAAGCCCTCCTCTGGACTTCGATCCTGCCCGAGAGCTTTCAGGCCTCTAGCGAAGCCAGAGAGACGCCGGATATAGTGATTTGCGAGCTCGGCTCCGACATAAACAGCTGCCGCCAAGACTTGGCCGTCATTCGCCACGAACATCCCAACGTTCCACTCGCAGTCATCTACGACTACGCCCCTCGCGGAGCGATCTCGGAACTCTCCAAGAAAGGGATTTTTTTGATCAATGCTCCCTGCTCTGCAGAGCTCATGGCTCACTACATCCATGCGGCCATCGCTGGCTCGTCGCACCAAAGCGCTGCAAACGCCCAACGGTCAGACAAGTCTCCAGACCGACTTTTCAGCGAGGAACAGCTCGCCTTGATTGCCCGCTCGAATCCAAGCATCAAGTGCGAGTGTCCGCACCATATCTCAGCACTCGTTGCGAGCCTAGTGTCCTTTGAAAAGTACTGCCAGCACTGCGAAATCGAGTCCCCCGAAGACGCGGAGCTACATACGCATCTGGGTAATGAGATAGCCAAGGCGAGAGGGATCGTGGAGAAGGCTCTGCTCTACCTCTGCACCAAAGACAACATTCCATACTCCACGGAGCCTGCGTCATGAAACCGCAAGTTGCAGTCATAGGCAGTGGCATCGCGGGGATGGCGAGCGCCTACTACCTCCGCGATCACTTCGATGTGCATCTATACGAGTCGGCAGACTACGTCGGCGGCCATACGAACACCAAGTTCGTCGCCAGCGGAAAAGGTGAAACGCCGATCGACACAGGCTTCATGGTCTTCAACGACCACACTTACCCCAACCTCATAAAACTCTTCGACGAGCTCGGCGTCAGCTCCTACCCGACTTCCATGTCGTTCGGTGTTCGTAACGTGAATACGGGTTTGGAATACTGCAGCAATGGCGGAAGCGGTTTCTTCGCTCAGCGTGCTCGCATCTTAGATCCCCGACAATGGAGCTTGTATTCGGGTATCAAACACTTCTTCTCACAAGCTCACCGGCTACTCGAGAGTGATATCTCACCTGAAATCACGATTGGCGACTTCGCGCAAGAATACGCGATCTCAGACAGAGCCATGGAAGATTTCGTCCTGCCAATGGCAGGAGCGGTCTGGTCCACGCCTCCAGACAAGATCTTGGATTTTCCGGCTAAGTCCATGCTGGGTTTCATGAAGAATCACCACATGCTTGGCATCGGAATCCAGTACCAGTGGAAGACTGTCAAAGGCGGCAGCGAACAATATAAGCGAAAGCTTCTGAACCAGCTGCACCGACCTCCGATGGTTGGATGCGGGGTCAAAAGCATCCACCAATCTGATACCGGATCGACCGTTCAACTAAGCGACGGGACAAGCAAAGCTTTCTCGCACGTAATCGTCGCCACGCACGCCGACGACGCCTTGAAGCTTCTCTCTAACCCGACAGAGCTGCAAGGCGAGCTACTGTCCCGCTTCGGATACAACCAGAACCACACCGTTCTGCACACTGATGAATCGGTAATGCCAAAGTCGCGCAACGCTTGGGCGTCTTGGAACGTATCCCATGAGAAGAGGGACGGTGAAACGCTAGCCTCGACGCACTACTGGATGAACAATCTCCAAGACATAGAGCCACTGGGGAATCACTTCGTCAGCGTCGATCCGCACCAGACTATCGATCCAGACAAGATCGTCTGGTCCACCCACTACACGCACCCTCGCTTCGACACGGCAGCGATTGAAGCTCAACCGAGACTCAAGCAGCTGAATGAGGAAGGATCACTTAGCTTCTGCGGGAGCTACTTCCGCAATGGCTTTCACGAAGACGCGCTCTGGTCTGCCCTCAACGCTGTTGAGTTACTGCTGAAACGGAAGGAGGTGCGAAGTGAAATCGCGGCTGTATGATTGCAAAGTATACCATTCTCGCAGCAAGCCCAAGAAGCACGCCTTCTCTTATCGCCTTTTCATGTTCTACATCGATTTGGACGAGGAGCAAACGCTCGAGAAGCGCTTCCGCCTGGTTGGATCCAGAGGTTGGGCTCCCTACCAATTGCGAGTCAGCGACCACTACGATGCGGAAAAGCCAAGCATCAAGGAGAACGTAATCCAGTTCCTCGAAGAAAATGGATTCGCTCGGAACCAGATCGGAACCATCGGGCTCCTCACCCACCTAAGAACATTCGGCCACATTTTTAATCCGGTCTCCTTCTACTTCGTGAAGACTCCCGAAGGCGATCCGCTTTGCTCCATCGCCGAGGTAGACAACACCTTCAACGAACAGAAACTCTTCCTGATAAAAGAGAGACGCTCAGATCGCTTCCAAGATGACCAAAGCAAGCTGTTTTACGTTTCACCGTTCAGCGATCTGGATACAGTATTTCACTTCCAACTCCAAGTTCCCAACGAAAAGCTCAAGATCAGTATCAACCAATCTGATACCGAATCGCGTCGGCCCTATTTTACCAGTTCCCTCAGCGGCGAACAAACCGAATTAAGCGACTGGAAACTCATCGCTTATAGTCTCCGATTTCCGGCTATCACGCTAGGAATCGTCTGGGGCATTCACTGGCACGCATTCCTGCTCTTTCTGAAAGGACTAAAAGTACGTCGAAAAGCGAGCCGGCCTGAACTGCAACAGGACAAACACATCTATCTCAAACCGCACAACCACTCCATCCACTGAAGCCATGCCTAGCCTATACCAAAACGTCGTCCTCAATAACCTGAAACAAGCGAGAGTCGGCTCAATCGAGGTGCATCTTCCAAATGGTGAGATCCACAAATGCGGGGCAAACGATTCCGCCAAATCAACGACTTTTCGTATCCACAATACTGAAACATTTAAAATGGTGGCCCTAAACAAAGGCATCGGACTTGGCGAAGCCTACCAGCATGGCTACTGGAGCAGCGACGACCTTTGCGGTTTGCTGCAGTGGTTCTGCGTCAACCTTCAGGACATCTCGCCAAACATCACTCCTGCTGCAAGCAAAGCCCTTTCTGGCCTGCTGGTCGCAGCCGACACTTTGACCCACTGGAGGCGTCGCAACACCATCGATCAAAGCAGACGCAACATCCACGCTCACTACGATCTCGGAAACGACTTCTACAAGCTCTTCCTCGATCCGACGATGACGTACTCGTCTGCCTTCTTCACGAGCGAAACCCAGAGCCTCGAGCAAGCCCAGGAGGAAAAGTACGACAGGATCTGCCGTAAGCTGGATCTTCAACCGTACCATCACCTGCTTGAGATTGGGTGTGGCTGGGGAGGTTTCGCCATGTACGCGGCAACCCACTACGGCTGTAAAATTACAGGCATCACCATCTCGGAAGAGCAGTTGAAAGAAGCTCAAAAACGGGTAGCCAACAGTCCGGTCCGCGACCGGATCGAAATTCGCTTCGCGGACTATAGAACGCTGGAAGGCAAGTTCGATCGTATCGCCTCTATCGAGATGCTGGAGGCTGTGGGAGAAAAATATCTCGGCCAGTACTTCGAACAAGTCGAACGGCTTTTGAAGCCCGAAGGGTTGGCGGCAGTCCAAGTTATCACCACGCCGAACCCAATCTACAAAGGTTACCGCAAACGTGTAGACTGGATACAGAAACACATTTTCCCCGGTTCACACCTGCCCTCTTCGCGTCGCCTGCTAGAAGCCGCCGAGTCCAGCGGAAACCTCGACCTGCTCCACCAAGAAACCTTTGGCTTACATTACGCCAAAACACTCAACCTTTGGAGACGCCGATTCCTCTCACAGTGGGGAAACATCGAGCAGCAAGGGTTCGACGAAGCCTTCAAGCGCAAGTGGGAGTTCTACTTCGCCTACTGCGAGGCGGGCTTCCTTCAACGCCACATTAACGTCATGCAAATGGTCTTCGGTCGTCCAGACGAGCCGGCCTACAATTTCGAAGAGCGATCCCACTCTCAATCCAATGCAGGGTTTGAGAAGGGTCTCAGCGTCGCGTCATGAATATCTACATACAACTAGCTACCGGCCTCGCAATGGTGTCCATCGCGATGCTCCTCACTTTCAAATATTGTTGGAAAAGAGAGAACTTCGGCTACGTGGATGTCGTGTGGTCCTACTCAGTAGGAGCCTTGGCCATTCTCTATTTCGTGGCCAACTACGAAAACGCGATTTCCCGCAGCCTCCTCGCCTTAGCTTTGACGCTCACTTGGTCCGTGCGTCTGGGCACTCACCTGCTCGTCAGAGTATCAAACGAAGAGGAGGATGGACGATATCAAGAGATCCGAGAAGCCTGGAAAGACGATCTGAAGCGTCGCACT
It encodes the following:
- a CDS encoding SAM-dependent methyltransferase, whose translation is MPSLYQNVVLNNLKQARVGSIEVHLPNGEIHKCGANDSAKSTTFRIHNTETFKMVALNKGIGLGEAYQHGYWSSDDLCGLLQWFCVNLQDISPNITPAASKALSGLLVAADTLTHWRRRNTIDQSRRNIHAHYDLGNDFYKLFLDPTMTYSSAFFTSETQSLEQAQEEKYDRICRKLDLQPYHHLLEIGCGWGGFAMYAATHYGCKITGITISEEQLKEAQKRVANSPVRDRIEIRFADYRTLEGKFDRIASIEMLEAVGEKYLGQYFEQVERLLKPEGLAAVQVITTPNPIYKGYRKRVDWIQKHIFPGSHLPSSRRLLEAAESSGNLDLLHQETFGLHYAKTLNLWRRRFLSQWGNIEQQGFDEAFKRKWEFYFAYCEAGFLQRHINVMQMVFGRPDEPAYNFEERSHSQSNAGFEKGLSVAS